The DNA region CGGTTTCGGCGTCGGCATGGTGCAGCCATTGATATATACATTCATGGGGGATTTAATACCATCATCCAGGGGGAGATTTCTTGCAATGCCTGCGGTGCTATTCGGGCTTGGGCTCTTTGTCGCACCATACGTTTTCAATATATTCAGTTCCAAGACAACCTTTGATGTGCCATTTATAATATCCGGCATACTTGGCATGATTTTAATAATACTTACATTCTCTGTAATGCCAAAATATTATATGGCAAAACAGAGGCCAAGAAAGGGCTTTTACAGGTATCTTAAGATGGATTTAATGCTTGCGGTGCTATCAATGTTTGCCTGGGGCATTGGTTATTTTGCATATAATAGTTACTACTCATCATTCCTTGTCAGCATTGGATTAAGTGCAACACAAGATACATTGGTTTTCTCTCTCTTTGGCATAGGTTTAATAATCAGTGCCATACCGGGTGCATTCATTGGTGATAAGATCTCAAGGAAGTATGCACTTTTACTTGCAGCATTTTTATATGTTCTATCCACGGGTCTAATGTTTTTAACGCACATGACCTACATTGAGGCGATAATTGCAACCCTGATCTTTGGCCTTGGCTACGGAATCTATGGCGTGAATATCTCTGCAATAGTGCAGGAATTTGTTGAGGTTTCATGGACCGGATCTGCAACCGGGTTTTTGCTTGGCATATTTAATATAGGTGCACTGCTTGGCGGGCCATTATTTGGAACGGTTCTTGGTTTAACACATAGCTATTTCAAATCCGGTGAGATTACAATATTTATACCAATGATGGCTCTAATGATAATGCTTATAATTATGAAATCACCTGATTACAAAAGCATCGATGCCGAGGACGAGAGAATGGAGCTTGGTGAAAACGCATAGGTTTAATTTATAAGCAAAAATATTTTTATTAATTATAATTGTTTTTAAAATTTGTAAATATATTTTTATATTTTAAAATTCTATTATAATGAATGATAAATTCTTATTATGGTAATTTTGATTATATTAGGTTCAATCCTTAATTGATTTTTTCGTTACCTTCTGATAAAGATCCTCGTTTATAACATGCAGTGTATATACATCTGCCCATGGCTTTATGAGCTGTAAATATGTTAAATATGCTTCCTCTGAATCATCATCTCCCCTAAGATATGTTATTGTATCATAGATACCATATGTATGGTGAACCTCTATTTTTAAACCCTTTTTAACACTTTCATCCACAATCTTATTGGCTTCCTCAAGTTCTTTCTTCGTTGGCATTCTTTTAAATTTAAATAACATTATTAGCTCCATAAAATTACATAATATCAATATATATAAATATTTTCGTATATAAATATTATTATATTATATTATATAAATATTCGTATTTGATAAAATATATTTTATAGATTTAGATTAATTTATTAGTAAATTTAAAAAATTTGAGCGCAATATTTAATAAATATAATTATTATACATATAATTATATTACATATTTATAATAATATAAATCACAGAATTATAATTAACTGCCATACATTATAAGATCTTCTATAAATAATGTTTAAAGTAAATCAATTAAGAAATTGTAAAAATTTCAAACATAACAAAATGGCCATTAAATGTTTTTATTCTGTTTTATTATATTTATTGACTCAATTAATATTGTATTCGCATCCCAGTTATGATTTATAAAATCCTTTATATTTATTGGAATATCCGGCCTAATGGTATAAAACATGGGCTTATCAGGATATTTTAACATCAGTTTTGATGATACATTTCCTTTAAGCCCGGAATTATCAAGTGAAAATGCTATGGTATTTATAAATGCATTTGCTGCCTGGGATGGCTCAATCCCGATAACAATGGCACCACACCTTTTTAGCATGTCCAGAAGATCGAAACCAGCGCTGAAGGTCCTTGCAGAGCATAGTGCATAAACATTGATGTTATCTTGAACGTGATATTTTTTATAATAAGCACTGAACGTTTTTGATATGTTAACAGTTTCCACCCAGTCATCATGATCTATTTTTCTATTTCCGGATAGCCATTCATGCATTTCCTGAAAATTGTAACCACCTAAAAACCATATATCATTAACCTTGCTGTATTGATTTTTATACCATGATGAATATCTTTCTATGTCATATCCCGATTCCATTTCATATATTTTATTTCCATACAAAAAATATGTTAGTATATAGGCAAGATATGAATTACCGCCACGGTTATTGCGCAGATCTATAATTATATCATTTATATTGTTTTTATTCATTGTGCTAAGCAGTTCTATTATCGATTCAGAAGCAGATGGTATTTTTGATATTATTTTATCAATATCCCCAGAAGATTCAAATCCATTGGCCGCAAGCATTTCTCTTATAAATGATTCATCAGCACCGAAGTTTAATATTGATTCATAGGCCTCCCTGTATCTTGTCATTGAATCTATTCTTAAATAACCTGTATTATTAATTATACCGTATGAAATATCCAATTTTGATTTAACATTAAAAACTGTGTTATTTTCTATTAAAGCACCAGGTGGATCAATGCTAAATGATAATTTAACATCTTTTAATGAATTATCTTCAATGGACATTAATGTAAGATTTACATAATTAATACCATCCTGGCCTGTTATGTATGACATTGTGTATTTATCGTAAAAGGCATTAATAAGATGGGCAAGAGCATCATAAATGCTGTTTGAGGCTCTTATTTCATGCATTTTGGATAATAATTCTTTAACATTTATGCCATTAACGGCAATCAGCTCATGACCGATAATGTCATTCAAATTTTTTTCATAGACACCAAGAACTATAATTTTTTCATCTATGATCTCAAATTCAATCCAGATTCTGCTATTATCAAATCCTGGATTTTGCATAAACGTGTGTGAATCACCTATTAATGCCGTGATTTTTCTTGTGATATTGTATAATTCAATAATATCAATATTT from Picrophilus oshimae DSM 9789 includes:
- a CDS encoding MFS transporter, translating into MENTVIANIRRSRARLILLAGIVVFGMFLDGFDADLFFFGGTFILKIIHINGFLLGVAATGFAGGIAVFSFIGGYVFDKMSVKYGLITALILFSIFSALTGFVTNEYELVAFRFITGFGVGMVQPLIYTFMGDLIPSSRGRFLAMPAVLFGLGLFVAPYVFNIFSSKTTFDVPFIISGILGMILIILTFSVMPKYYMAKQRPRKGFYRYLKMDLMLAVLSMFAWGIGYFAYNSYYSSFLVSIGLSATQDTLVFSLFGIGLIISAIPGAFIGDKISRKYALLLAAFLYVLSTGLMFLTHMTYIEAIIATLIFGLGYGIYGVNISAIVQEFVEVSWTGSATGFLLGIFNIGALLGGPLFGTVLGLTHSYFKSGEITIFIPMMALMIMLIIMKSPDYKSIDAEDERMELGENA
- a CDS encoding S41 family peptidase, with the translated sequence MQEELKRFTKEEALSDLYKLVKIITETHPDPFMNLGSQIKFYMMIDEIIGKINENIDIIELYNITRKITALIGDSHTFMQNPGFDNSRIWIEFEIIDEKIIVLGVYEKNLNDIIGHELIAVNGINVKELLSKMHEIRASNSIYDALAHLINAFYDKYTMSYITGQDGINYVNLTLMSIEDNSLKDVKLSFSIDPPGALIENNTVFNVKSKLDISYGIINNTGYLRIDSMTRYREAYESILNFGADESFIREMLAANGFESSGDIDKIISKIPSASESIIELLSTMNKNNINDIIIDLRNNRGGNSYLAYILTYFLYGNKIYEMESGYDIERYSSWYKNQYSKVNDIWFLGGYNFQEMHEWLSGNRKIDHDDWVETVNISKTFSAYYKKYHVQDNINVYALCSARTFSAGFDLLDMLKRCGAIVIGIEPSQAANAFINTIAFSLDNSGLKGNVSSKLMLKYPDKPMFYTIRPDIPINIKDFINHNWDANTILIESINIIKQNKNI